The following are from one region of the Juglans regia cultivar Chandler chromosome 10, Walnut 2.0, whole genome shotgun sequence genome:
- the LOC118343748 gene encoding cytochrome P450 71AU50-like gives MPIMASMWAILVLVILAYLLLEWTWRSMNKTKKLPPGPRGLPIFGNLYIFGKFPHRDLHQLAQKYGPIMHLRLGIVPTIVVSSPQAAELFLKTHDLVFASRPPTEFAKHNSYEQKGLSFSPYGPYWRNIRKMCTLELLGNLKINSFRSMRKEELGLLVKFLEKAASDCNVVDLSAKVSSLSADMSCRMVLGKKYMDKDFDERGFKAVIQEAMHLGATPNLGDYIPYTSPLDLQGLRRRMKAVSKIFDGFLEKIIDDHAQSKDENKIKDFVDVMLSFMGSEDSEYPIERSNIKAIILDMLVGSMDTTATSIEWAISEVIKHPWVMKKLQKELEDVVGLERMVEESDLDRLEYLDMVVKETMRLHPVGPLLIPHEATKDIIIQGFHIPKKSRLLINAWAIGRDPSVWIDAEKFFPERFVESSIDLRGRDFQLLPFGSGRRGCPGLQLGLTVVRLVVAQLIHCFDWKLPNNMLPIELDMTEEFGLTVPRAKHLLAIPRRRGLHK, from the exons ATGCCTATTATGGCTTCGATGTGGGCGATACTTGTGTTAGTTATTCTTGCTTACCTCCTGTTAGAATGGACATGGAGAAGCATGAACAAGACTAAGAAACTACCTCCTGGTCCAAGAGGCTTGCCTATCTTCGggaatctttatatttttggaaaatttccTCATCGAGATCTTCATCAACTAGCCCAAAAATATGGCCCCATCATGCACTTGCGCTTAGGCATTGTGCCCACCATTGTTGTCTCCTCCCCCCAAGCTGCTGAGCTGTTTCTTAAAACTCATGACCTTGTGTTTGCTAGTAGACCACCTACTGAGTTTGCAAAGCACAACTCGTATGAGCAAAAAGGCTTGTCCTTTTCTCCTTATGGTCCTTATTGGCGCAACATTCGCAAGATGTGCACCCTTGAATTGCTTGGCAACCTCAAAATCAATTCTTTCAGATCCATGAGGAAAGAAGAGCTTGGCCTACTGGTGAAGTTTCTTGAAAAGGCTGCCTCTGATTGTAATGTTGTTGATCTCAGTGCCAAGGTCTCGTCCCTCAGCGCGGATATGAGTTGTCGTATGGTGTTGGGGAAGAAGTACATGGATAAGGATTTTGATGAGAGGGGATTCAAGGCTGTAATTCAAGAAGCTATGCATCTAGGTGCTACTCCTAACCTTGGTGACTACATTCCTTATACTAGTCCATTGGACCTTCAGGGGTTGAGGCGACGCATGAAAGCTGTTAGTAAGATATTTGATGGctttttggagaaaattattGACGATCATGCCCAATCCAAAGATGAAAATAAGATTAAGGACTTTGTTGATGTCATGTTGAGTTTCATGGGATCTGAAGACTCCGAGTACCCTATTGAACGATCCAATATCAAGGCCATAATCTTG GATATGCTTGTAGGATCAATGGACACTACTGCAACATCAATTGAGTGGGCAATTTCAGAAGTCATCAAGCATCCATGGGTAATGAAGAAACTTCAAAAGGAGCTGGAAGATGTAGTGGGCTTGGAGAGGATGGTAGAGGAATCAGATTTGGATAGGCTAGAATACTTGGACATGGTTGTAAAGGAAACTATGAGGCTACATCCAGTAGGACCTCTACTGATTCCTCATGAGGCCACAAAGGACATCATTATCCAAGGCTTCCACATCCCCAAGAAGTCTAGGTTGTTAATAAACGCATGGGCAATTGGGCGAGACCCAAGTGTTTGGATTGATGCTGAGAAGTTCTTCCCAGAAAGGTTTGTCGAGAGTAGCATTGATCTCCGGGGACGGGACTTCCAACTTCTCCCATTCGGCTCTGGGAGAAGAGGCTGCCCTGGGTTACAGTTGGGTCTAACCGTGGTTCGGCTCGTGGTGGCACAGCTTATTCATTGCTTTGATTGGAAGCTTCCTAATAACATGCTACCAATTGAGTTGGACATGACCGAGGAGTTTGGCCTTACAGTTCCTAGAGCCAAACATCTACTTGCTATTCCCCGACGTCGTGGCCTTCACAAATGA
- the LOC109004129 gene encoding cytochrome P450 71AU50-like, whose amino-acid sequence MPIMAWTWVILVLVILAYLLLEWTWRSMNKTKKLPPGPKGLPIVGNLHIFGEFPHRDLHRLAQKYGPIMHLRLGIVPTIVVSSPQAAELFLKAHDLVFASRPPTESAKYISYEQKGLSFSPYGLYWRNIRKMCTLELLGNLKINSFISMRKEELALLVKFIEKAASDCIVVDLSDKVSSLIANMSCRMVLGKKYMDKDFDERGFKAVIQEAMHLGATPNLGDYIPYIGPLDLQGLRRRMKAVSKIFDGFLEKIIDDHVQSKDENKIKDFVDVMLSFMGSQDSEYRVERSNIKAIILDMLAGSMDTSATSIEWAISEVIKHPWVMKKLQKELEDVVGLERMVEESDLDRLEYLDMVVKETMRLHPVAPLLIPHEATEDITIQGFHIPKKSRLIVNVWAIGRDPSVWTDAEKFFPERFVGSSIDLRGRDFQLLPFGSGRRGCPGLQLGLTVVRLVVAQLVHCFDWELPNNMLPIELDMTEEFGLIVPRAKHLLAIPRCRGFHK is encoded by the exons ATGCCTATTATGGCTTGGACGTGGGTGATACTTGTGCTGGTTATTCTTGCTTATCTCCTACTAGAATGGACATGGAGAAGCATGAACAAGACTAAGAAACTACCTCCTGGTCCAAAAGGCTTGCCTATCGTCGGGAATCTACATATTTTTGGGGAATTTCCACATCGAGATCTTCATCGACTAGCCCAAAAATATGGTCCCATCATGCACTTGCGCTTAGGCATTGTGCCCACCATTGTTGTCTCCTCCCCCCAAGCTGCTGAGCTGTTTCTTAAAGCCCATGACCTTGTGTTTGCTAGTAGACCACCTACTGAGTCTGCAAAGTACATCTCTTATGAGCAAAAAGGCTTGTCTTTTTCTCCTTATGGTCTTTATTGGCGCAACATTCGTAAGATGTGCACCCTTGAATTGCTTGGAAACCTCAAAATCAATTCTTTCATATCCATGAGGAAAGAAGAGCTTGCCCTACTGGTGAAGTTTATTGAAAAGGCTGCCTCTGATTGTATTGTTGTTGATCTCAGTGACAAGGTCTCGTCCCTCATCGCGAATATGAGTTGCCGTATGGTGTTGGGGAAGAAGTACATGGATAAGGATTTTGATGAGCGGGGATTCAAGGCTGTAATTCAAGAGGCTATGCATCTAGGTGCTACTCCTAACCTTGGTGACTATATTCCTTATATTGGTCCCCTTGACCTTCAGGGGCTGAGGCGACGCATGAAGGCTGTTAGTAAGATATTTGATGgatttttggagaaaattattGATGATCATGTCCAatctaaagatgaaaataagatTAAAGACTTTGTCGATGTCATGCTGAGTTTCATGGGATCTCAAGACTCCGAGTACCGTGTTGAACGGTCCAATATCAAGGCCATAATCTTG GACATGCTTGCAGGATCAATGGACACTAGTGCAACATCAATTGAGTGGGCAATTTCGGAAGTCATCAAGCATCCATGGGTAATGAAGAAACTTCAAAAGGAGCTGGAAGATGTAGTGGGCTTGGAGAGGATGGTAGAGGAATCAGATTTGGATAGGTTGGAATACTTGGACATGGTTGTAAAGGAAACCATGAGACTACATCCAGTAGCACCTCTACTGATACCTCATGAGGCCACAGAGGACATCACTATCCAAGGCTTCCACATCCCCAAGAAGTCTAGGTTGATAGTAAATGTATGGGCAATTGGGCGAGACCCAAGTGTTTGGACTGATGCTGAGAAGTTCTTCCCGGAAAGGTTTGTCGGGAGTAGCATTGATCTCCGGGGACGTGACTTCCAACTTCTCCCATTCGGCTCTGGGAGAAGAGGCTGCCCTGGGTTACAGTTGGGTCTAACCGTGGTTCGGCTCGTGGTGGCACAGCTTGTTCATTGCTTTGATTGGGAGCTTCCTAATAACATGCTACCAATTGAGTTGGACATGACCGAGGAGTTTGGCCTTATAGTTCCTAGAGCCAAACATCTACTTGCTATTCCTCGATGTCGTGGCTTTCACAAATGA